In Euphorbia lathyris chromosome 10, ddEupLath1.1, whole genome shotgun sequence, a single genomic region encodes these proteins:
- the LOC136208580 gene encoding uncharacterized protein isoform X2: protein MASGSDSSMKKLKQLVCCTSNIPTTEIVFSLRSTDINGMPILRAPVQQFDGCSSRHAAVVCTETIYRIEWAKREKPEAFPNLSIQHALDATPTRITKFNIISYLMEWLRERGVTTEQLYSYCGMIGTDRSIGKDWVRHRIRGCYELTRARVEREKMYDWLRKHLRDVGPFMGVFVKLSGYSTSRDGHYSGKGELEMDSEHKVAIHTVPITGYGIHEGVES, encoded by the exons ATGGCAAGTGGTAGTGACTCCTCTATGAAGAAGCTGAAGCAACTGGTCTGTTGCACCTCCAATATCCCTACTACTGAAATTGTATTTTCACTTCGATCTACTGATATAAATGGGATGCCCATCTTGAGAGCTCCAGTACAACAATTTGATG GATGTTCGAGTCGTCATGCCGCAGTGGTATGCACGGAGACTATCTACCGGATAGAGTGGGCTAAAAGAGAAAAACCGGAGGCATTTCCAAATCTTTCGATACAACATGCATTGGATGCCACTCCCACTAGAATCACAAAGTTCAACATCATCAGTTATTTGATGGAATGGTTAAGAGAGAGGGGAGTGACTACAGAGCAGCTGTACTCATATTGTGGAATGATTGGTACGGACAGAAGCATTGGCAAG GATTGGGTTCGACATCGAATAAGAGGGTGCTACGAATTAACCCGGGCAAGAGTAGAGAGGGAGAAGATGTATGATTGGTTACGTAAGCATCTGCGAGATGTAGGGCCGTTCATGGGGGTCTTCGTCAAGCTATCGGGATATTCAACTTCACGGGATGGCCACTACAGTGGCAAAGGGGAGTTGGAGATGGATAGTGAACATAAAGTGGCGATCCATACGGTACCCATAACCGGTTATGGCATCCACGAAGGTGTGGAG AGTTAG
- the LOC136208580 gene encoding uncharacterized protein isoform X1, with protein MASGSDSSMKKLKQLVCCTSNIPTTEIVFSLRSTDINGMPILRAPVQQFDGCSSRHAAVVCTETIYRIEWAKREKPEAFPNLSIQHALDATPTRITKFNIISYLMEWLRERGVTTEQLYSYCGMIGTDRSIGKDWVRHRIRGCYELTRARVEREKMYDWLRKHLRDVGPFMGVFVKLSGYSTSRDGHYSGKGELEMDSEHKVAIHTVPITGYGIHEGVEVWEYMNFEGSDWGDEGFGTIPVTVIQEYFLPFL; from the exons ATGGCAAGTGGTAGTGACTCCTCTATGAAGAAGCTGAAGCAACTGGTCTGTTGCACCTCCAATATCCCTACTACTGAAATTGTATTTTCACTTCGATCTACTGATATAAATGGGATGCCCATCTTGAGAGCTCCAGTACAACAATTTGATG GATGTTCGAGTCGTCATGCCGCAGTGGTATGCACGGAGACTATCTACCGGATAGAGTGGGCTAAAAGAGAAAAACCGGAGGCATTTCCAAATCTTTCGATACAACATGCATTGGATGCCACTCCCACTAGAATCACAAAGTTCAACATCATCAGTTATTTGATGGAATGGTTAAGAGAGAGGGGAGTGACTACAGAGCAGCTGTACTCATATTGTGGAATGATTGGTACGGACAGAAGCATTGGCAAG GATTGGGTTCGACATCGAATAAGAGGGTGCTACGAATTAACCCGGGCAAGAGTAGAGAGGGAGAAGATGTATGATTGGTTACGTAAGCATCTGCGAGATGTAGGGCCGTTCATGGGGGTCTTCGTCAAGCTATCGGGATATTCAACTTCACGGGATGGCCACTACAGTGGCAAAGGGGAGTTGGAGATGGATAGTGAACATAAAGTGGCGATCCATACGGTACCCATAACCGGTTATGGCATCCACGAAGGTGTGGAGGTATGGGAGTACATGAATTTTGAGGGGAGCGATTGGGGAGACGAGGGCTTCGGAACTATCCCTGTAACAGTGATACAGGAgtattttcttccctttctttgA